The nucleotide window TGGGGGGAAGGAAGTGTTACCGGTAACGTATGCATCCGGAAAACGGAGAATCGAGGAATTGCAGACAGAAGAGATTCCTCCACCTTCAGATCTGCTTTTAGAAGCTCTTCAACACCTCctgcatattaaaggggttgtctcaattaGGTCATATGGACAGCATAGAGGGGAGGGGGTCCCCTGCTCAGAACCCCATTCTATGAGCCAGAGTGAAGAGCTTCTATTAAGCAGCGGCTGTCGCTCTGCTTGAATCGGGGCGTCCATGTATTACACTGAATGGCCGCATGTGATTATAGAATTATGGATCATTGTCAAATTAAATACATCTCCCTTAAATGCATTCTAGATCCACCTGCAAATCAAGTTATcatatatacacaggataggtgataattgtctgatcgctaagACTCCCTTGCAATGGCAAGAGCTGGGGTCCCAAATGCCTATTCACTGCAtcccccacagtgaggaggagattgaatggagtggcggtcgagTATGTgcatgccgctccattcaatgtctatgagagtgGCGGAAACAGGCGAGCgctgtactctgctgtttccatcattcccatatacttttaatggagcggcagcgcgtaTGCTCGACTGTCGCTTCATTTAATATGCGTGAGGAAGAATAGGGTTTTCGCGGATCCCCGTTCTAACAATCAGTGGCGGTccaagcgatcagacaattatcacctaaagTGCGGATAATTGATCATTTTGGATTTTGCCACAGTTTGGCTGGACACATTAACTGACCTCGTAAAGAACTTGCAGAACGGTGGAGGAAATAAAGCTTTAAGCTGTAATCTATATAACAAAATGTTCTGCGACTTTCTAATAttctttgtgtttttatttctcaCCAGTTTCAAGAtacctgcttgctgtcagtaaattgaattttttgtttacatccagaggttgCAAATACATACAGAACGAATTCTACTCACAACTGAGAGTCTGCTACAGTGTTccgagtctttttttttttaaactcgttttattaaccccttagtgaccagcccattttaggccctaatgaccaagctattttatttgcttttctatagtcgcattcaaagagctataacggttttattttttcgtctacatagctgtatgaggacttgttttttgcgggattagttgtgctttttaatagcaccatttttgggtacatataatttttatattaacttttattaacctttttgggggggattataaaaaaaaactgaaattccgccattgttccatgcgtttttaaattgacgccgttcactatgcgacgtaaataacatgttacctttattctatgggtcggtacgattacggcgataccacatatgtggaggttttttatgttttacgacttttgcacaataaaaacacttttgaactaaaattatttgtttttgcatcgtcgctttccaagagccgtaatttttttatttttccatcaatgtagtgattttttgggcttgttttctgcgggacgagacgtagttttgattggtactggtttggggtgcgtgggacttattgattcatttttattatgacttttttggggggcaatggaaaaaaattgcaatttcgccatggttttttgcgtttttttttttacggtgttcactttgcggtttaaattacatattaactttattaatggagtcattacggtcgcggcgataccatatatgtgtactttttttttttttttacacttttactaaataaaaccactttttatggaaaaaaattgttttatttatttttttactgtactttttattaataatctttatttcactttgatgacttattttattagtcccactaggggactttactgtgcgatattccgatcgctgctataatgctctggtatactttgtataccagagcattattgcctgtcagtgtaaatctgacaggcaatctgttaggacgtgcctccggcgcgtcctaacaggaatatgtccagggcagacctgggggcttttatcagtcccccggctgccatgacaccccatcggagacccgcgatttcattcgcgggccgccgatgggtgacagagggagctcactccctctgtaaacaaagttaaatgccgcggccgctattgacggcggcatttaacgggttaaacggctgcgatcgaagtaaacttcgatcgcgggcgttggagcaggagatcagctgtcatcagacagcagagccccggctcctgtctgcacgggagacccatgcaggacttagactaggctgacgtgaaaaggcgtcagcctagcctaaggccccttagtgaccgacgtaaaaaggcgtattagtggtcactaaggggttaagaactgtTACAATAACAAGTATAAAATCTCTAATTACAAAACATGGCACATTGGATCAAGAAAATTTACATACAGCAAATCAAGTAATGAGTATACATAGAGCATTCCAATGATGATATGTCATAGACAATAGCGAGTAGAATGGTTTGCTTGGACATATGTATGACAATGGTAATATAGAGACAAAAACcaaaacaaatataaaagaaCACAAAACAACCTAGGACCCATGTTACCCATGAGCATCTGATAAATCCAGCACAGCAAGTTCTTGGAGATACATTCTAAAATTTGGGCCACCTATATTCCTATCTCACATTATCTGGTGAACCAATGGAGGGGTTGACTGTCAGAGGGGAGTTATTCCAAATATCCCAGACCTTAGAAAATGTAGTACTACACCCACGATTCATAAATACAACTTTCTCGAAAAGTGTTCCGAGTCTTTGTAATCTTCTgggagctaaatacatcagcaacaCCAATCTTTCTCCTGTCTTCACTggacacattgtagcaaaccctcggctgtgagaagtattaggtatgTACGGGTTTTAAACCTTGGAGTGTACACAGGAAATTTCTATTTCACTGAAAGGaatcatagtaaaaaaaaacgagTGGTTTTCGGATGCTTTTTTCGATGCGGTTCTAACTGCAGCTCAACCGCagcgtgtgaatggacccttaggaTGTTTTAATGTGCCAGGAAAACAGCCATAGTGGCCACAAAAGTCATCTCTGATACGTCCATGCATATCTATAGACAAATCATAAATGAGCACATACCTGTTCTTCCCAGTCTCATTCTGGAAGACCTGGTCACAGTGGGCCATCATATTCTGCGTCAGCGTGTAGATATTAACTCCGGGAAACTTGCCTTTCGCTTGCAGCAAGGCGCGATACGTGATCCCCTGGTCAATGTCCATCTGTCTGGGGGGTCCCCAAATCACATACACCGTGTCTTGGGAGTGCTGGAAGAAGTAGGTCTGGTTGCGTAGCAGTTGAGGTACGCTTGTATGAGACACAACCCTCAGGGTACTACGACTGCCCACGTCTGACTCATAGCCAAAAGTAGGAGCTGTGTTCATGCGCAGGACGCACTCAGCCTGGTCAATCTGTGGCCCCAGACCAGAACCAAGCATCTGCCCGGAGCTGGACACCACGGCACAGGTCTTACAGAAATTCCTGACCAGGGGCTTAAGAAAAGAACAAAGAATGTGGATTAGAGAATATCAGGATGATTGATGGCGTCTAGTAGAAATGTGTTGGTCACCGAGGATAGTAATACGTGGATAGTGATACGAGGATAGTGATACGAGGATCGTGATACGAGGATAGTGATACGAGAATAGTGATACGAGGATCGTGATACGAGGATAGTGATACGAGAATAGTGATACGAGGATAGTGATACGAGGATAGTGATACGAGGATAGTGATACGAGGATCGTGATACGAGGATAGTGATACGAGGATAGTGATACGAGGATAGTGATACGAGGATAGTGATACGAGGATAGTGATACGAGGATAGTGATACGAGGATAGTGATACGAGGATCGTGATACGGGGATAGTGATACGAGGATAGTGATACGGGGATAGTGATACGGGGATAGTGATACGGGGATAGTGATACGAGGATAGTGATACGGGGATAGTGATACGGGGATCGTGATACGAGGATCGCGATACGAGGATAGCGATACGAGGATAGCGATACGGGGATAGCGATACGGGGATGGCGATACGGGGATGGCGATACGGGGATGGCGATACGGGGATGGCAATACGGGGATGGCAATACGGGGATGGCAATACGGGGATGGCAATACGGGGATGGCAATACGAGGATGGCAATATGGGGATAGTAATACGAGGACAGTAATATGGGGATAGTAATACGAGGATAGTAATACGGGGATAATAATACGAGGATAGCAAAATTTGCACAGGAAGTACAACAATAAACTATAACAGGATTACAGAGAATTAAAATGTAAGTTCTTGAGTtgtaaaattgttaaaaaaaaaatatatatatagtggacgTTCCTTCGTTTTGTCTGCTTCTGGGTAAACTAAGTGACCAATATCACAGGGGTTAATACAGCTTTCcctgactcctgaatggcaaatatgTCCAGCTTTGCCTTTATACATTACCGGTCCCTGTATCATTGTATAACTAGGCAGCCAATataagttgtcacccagctttcccagaaacagatataactaagaaatgaTGGAAAAGACACTTATTGGTGATTTTGGGGAATTTTAGGGATAAATGAACTATCCAACTTAAATTGAAGCTGTCTCCTAACATTTATGCTGTACATACAAGTAATGGCCAAACCAGTTGTTGATTTAGTGTTTGATCCTTCAATGACTAAGTAGACTGTATAAATCTAGGTAAAATCCAGACTTATAGAGGGAGGATTAATATTAAGAATTTGGGtagttttaaagaggacctgttacctctcctgatatgtattatccatgaaataacaattctggaatgtATTTTctaagaactctacgttgtgccgttcctctgttattcctcctagaaatttatgaataaactaACAACTGGGAGTTACCAGTCCCCTAGTCAAAGGGGCATGTCCTTACACagtctcaggccccatgcacacgaccatagatttcgtccgtaattacataCCCACACATTTCGATGGCCGACGGAcaacttcccatatatttacgagaAGGTGCAcgtgccatagaaaccttccgtaaaaaataggacattccagaattgttatttcaagggAATACAATACTTGCCCATCACTGAATGGAAAGTCGGAATTACTGTACCCTGCTGGCAAATACAGGATTTGCAGGATTTGTGGCAAATATATCTTATTACAAAATAATTCTCATACTGATATTCTTTACATCTTAGAACTACAATGGGTAGTTGTAGCAGATTCAagagatgtaaaaataaaaatatatatatatttattattttttaaaatccttacgttttcatttttttaatttatatatataaagcttTTGTGAAAGTACACAAAAACATAAACAACTTTGTTGACAGCCACTTCTGCTATCTTTATGCCAAGTGTTTATTAGAGGGGGACAAGTAGGCAGAGTGGGAGCATGGCACACTTTTTGTAAAATAAGTGGCACTCAGAGGTTGGACCCATTGCAAAGTAACATGTACGTGGCGGAGTCCTCAACGGGTCAATGCATGAGAGGGTGTCATTGCCATTATAGATATATTGCACGTATAAATTGACCCACAACTTTCCTCACCTCGCCATCTGGCAGGCGGCTGTATCCCCAGAGCTGCAGTACATGAGGTAGAAAAGATGGCGGCCGCTCTGCTGGCTCCTTGACGCTTGCTTTAATCCAGCACAGCCAGAGGATGACACAAAGCAGCAGACTTGCCGCACACACCCGACCCTGTGAATATAGTTAGAGGAGTAAAATTCTTTGCTATCGGCCTCATAATCTAATAAAACACCACGGCCTCGTTCACATTTGGTGGTAGCGCGTCTCTACCGCATCCGGAAAACTGCAGCAGCACTCTGATTAatacatgaacgtaaaaacggAAATGCCAGCGCCAATGCGTCACAGACACTCATggtgcccgacggaacccatcgaattaaaccccttaatgaccagctacatttttccgtttttgcctttcagcagccataacttttttattttttcattgacgtggctgtatgatatgaggccttgttttacgcgggagaaattgtatttattttctgcGAGGTTTGGGgtggggtagaaaaaaatgtactgTCTAAGGTATGTCATTTATTTTTgtagcgtgaatataggaaaaagtggtTCtccggtattgttttttttttgttaactttttatcccgttcacgtttcacgctaaatatcttttaaaaatgaaatcttcaggtttttttttttgacatttcttttgttacatgtttttttttaatcccatgatgGGATAACGTTTTAACAACTTTACGTTATACTTCTAATGtatcagcatactcctgtatactaATACGTTATACTGGGTCACTATGACATTGTGTGCcccaacagcaggcaaactgaacagacagccctggggtcctttctaagtGCCcatggctgactgcagagggttcctcCATCACtggtgacgcgatcaaagaggaGAGTCCCCTTTGATAATGCCGCGGGCACAAACGACAGCGATCaatgggttaaacagctggggtctgagTTTTTTCTGATCCCAGTTGTATTCAGaaggctgctctaagttcaggagtTGTAGACTGGGGTCCTGCACTGCCTGCCGGTCGTTAAGTAGTTAAAAGGTTCCGACGGGTTTCTGTGATGGTGTCTGACGCTTTACCGGAAGAATTAGCGCAGCTGTTTCTTCCGGCGTTTTCCACTGGAAGCGTGACGGAGGTTCCTAATGGAGCAGATACAGAGGTGTACCAGGTCTAAGATGCTGCCCGCACACAGAAGAGCACAGCACAGTGACACATCTGATGTAATCTAGTTGATGATACGATTaatgtccttttacaccggccgataatcggccgttgcagcgagcgccaatcaatgagacatcgttgatcggcgcttgtttgctcctgttacacagagctatggatggggacgagcggtcattactccgatccatCGTCTACATCCATTATCATCatttcggcagcgcgtctccgtgtttacacagagggatgtgctgccgacaacgataatatttcactttttttaaaaaaacgatacgatcagcagatgattgggcgtttgctcgttcatctgctgatcgttcccctgtttacacacgaCAATTATCGGaagttatatgaacgcttgtctgcccgataatcgtcctgtgtgaaacccccataagtctgtGCCTGAATCCTCACTTACTAAGATCTTCATGTTTCATCAGATATGGAGACTCCCAAGGGCCTGAAACAGAGAGCAAACAGGACAGGTAAAAAACCTGACTAAAATAACATCCAAAAATACATCTAATATCCAATTATACGAAGACACATTTATCCTAAAATCGCCCATAATAAAGGATAAAACTTTTCCACACTTGTATATGTCCTATTTGAGGAATACATGGGTGATCTCTGctggtaaccccccccccccccccctctattagccatagCTGTGAGgaactacaaagagtgtctctacctctggaggacccgggaCACGTccgtacattatacacataacTGCCccacctgcctcgctgccggacaactgtcccgtactgtaatcatgttttcagtacgggacagtagttccacggataggcagggactcctagcatcgtacataactatgatgctaggagcccggctccctgcactgtgttcggtccgggacttgcggccgaaatacgtccgtccattacggacgtaacatgctcgtgtgaatccagccttagggtatgttcacacgcaaactcaaaaacatctgaaaatacggagcgaaaAACGCGcctgattttcatacgtttttgtagcaactcgcattttttttCGCTGTGTATCTTACGCCcgttattggagcagtttttcaatggagtcaatgaaaaagggctccaacaacgtcccaagaaattacatgcacttcttttgaggcggcgtctttttacgcgccgtattttgaaaacgatgcgtaaaatgacacctcgtgggaacagaacaccgtaaatcccattgcaagcaatggccagatgtttggaggcgtaatggtgcagttttttcaggcgtaattcgaggcgtaaacggccagaattacgtctgaaaccactgcgtttgaacataccctaacgaacGTCATTGCCCCGCGTAAAAATGGCAGcgttcagctgacaaatgagcaaACACGCGTTTGCCGATTGTATCTACCAGGCCAAAAACCGCACCGGCATGCTGTTCGCCACGGTTGCCAAATTGCTTGTTAATACCGCACGGTGTTGCAGGGGAAAGCTGCTGGTTACTTGCAAAAGTGTGTGCCCATCAATGAATAGACCCTTATGCCCGCATGATTTTTTTAGGTAACCAGTAGTTTGTCCCGCCACACCACGCGGCcattaacaagcaatttgacaATCGCATCaaacaatatgctgccagggtttTCGGCTGTCCCATGGCAGCATCAATGCCGCCCTGTAGACCCTTACCATTATGCGGGCAAAAAACAATGATTATTTGTCGGCAGTGGATCTTGTGtaaaatctgacagaaaaaaacttGTGTACACCTCTGTATGTAAACGGTGGCAAACGTTGGCA belongs to Rhinoderma darwinii isolate aRhiDar2 chromosome 8, aRhiDar2.hap1, whole genome shotgun sequence and includes:
- the ST6GALNAC4 gene encoding alpha-N-acetyl-neuraminyl-2,3-beta-galactosyl-1,3-N-acetyl-galactosaminide alpha-2,6-sialyltransferase; this translates as MKILGRVCAASLLLCVILWLCWIKASVKEPAERPPSFLPHVLQLWGYSRLPDGEPLVRNFCKTCAVVSSSGQMLGSGLGPQIDQAECVLRMNTAPTFGYESDVGSRSTLRVVSHTSVPQLLRNQTYFFQHSQDTVYVIWGPPRQMDIDQGITYRALLQAKGKFPGVNIYTLTQNMMAHCDQVFQNETGKNRAMSGTFLSTGWFTMILAMELCEEVSVYGMVSENYCRDRSHPPVPYHYYEKGRLDECTTYMMHERASRGAHRFITEKAVFSRWARRKRIYFKHPSWEA